One window from the genome of Rhodopseudomonas sp. P2A-2r encodes:
- the flgK gene encoding flagellar hook-associated protein FlgK produces MSLDVARSIAVSSLMATQVQISVASANIANADTTGYTVKSATQAALVSGGVGTGTTITAITSNVDKLLMKSLVSATSELGSASTNSDYLDRLQALYGSTNTGKDSTGTSLANTLAALETAISSLSATTSSAALQANTVSALDDVASQLRDTSSGIQTLRSNADTEISTDVSDVNTQLKAIASLNIQIKQAAATGQSTGDLEDQRNTALQNVASKMNVNYYISSSGDMQVFTSSGQALVDSTAHTLSFTAASSVTAASTYTAGATSGLSGISVNGVDVTSSITSGDIGALITLRDSTLPAAQAQLDQLANTLTAGLNAVSNSGTSVPPPATLTGTTAVTSSTALSATGTVRIAAADSTGKLVSYGDIALSTISTVGDLVTAINGISGLSASIDSSGHLVVATTSSSNGVSINEMTSAVGSPAVGLSDYLGLNDLVTGTGASNIAVRSDILNNSGLLQVATLDSSATLTAGKQVLSAGSTTVVNALYAALTDKTSFSATGGLGASTGSFADYAANIVSNVASKAAAATTTETAKQTTLSTFSSAMSSQSGVNLDEETAAISTLQNQYSAASQLIQSINAMFTALMTAIQST; encoded by the coding sequence GTGTCACTCGACGTCGCGCGCAGTATTGCCGTCAGCAGCCTGATGGCGACGCAGGTCCAGATCAGCGTCGCGTCCGCCAATATCGCCAATGCGGACACCACGGGTTACACCGTCAAGTCCGCCACCCAGGCGGCACTGGTGAGCGGCGGCGTCGGAACCGGCACCACCATCACCGCGATCACCAGCAATGTCGACAAGCTGCTGATGAAATCGCTGGTATCCGCGACCTCCGAGCTGGGCAGCGCCAGCACCAACAGCGACTACCTCGACCGGCTGCAGGCACTGTACGGCAGCACCAACACCGGGAAGGACAGCACCGGGACCTCACTCGCCAATACGCTGGCGGCGCTGGAGACGGCGATCTCTTCGCTGTCCGCCACCACCAGCAGTGCGGCGCTGCAGGCCAACACGGTCAGCGCGCTCGACGATGTGGCATCGCAACTGCGCGACACGTCGAGCGGCATCCAGACCCTGCGCAGCAATGCGGACACCGAAATTTCGACGGATGTCAGCGACGTCAACACCCAGCTGAAGGCCATCGCCAGCCTCAACATCCAGATCAAGCAGGCTGCAGCGACCGGACAGTCTACCGGCGACCTGGAGGACCAGCGCAACACCGCGCTGCAGAACGTCGCCTCCAAGATGAACGTGAACTACTACATTTCGTCTTCGGGCGACATGCAGGTGTTCACCAGTTCCGGTCAGGCGCTGGTCGACAGCACCGCGCACACGCTGAGCTTCACGGCGGCATCCTCGGTGACCGCGGCCTCGACCTACACGGCAGGCGCAACCTCGGGGCTGAGCGGCATCAGCGTCAACGGCGTCGACGTCACCTCGTCGATCACCTCGGGCGACATCGGCGCACTGATCACCCTGCGCGACTCCACCCTGCCGGCGGCACAGGCGCAGCTGGACCAGCTGGCCAACACGCTGACCGCAGGGCTGAACGCAGTGTCCAATTCCGGCACCTCGGTGCCGCCGCCGGCGACGCTGACCGGCACCACGGCGGTCACCTCCAGCACCGCGCTGTCCGCCACCGGCACGGTGCGGATCGCGGCCGCCGACTCGACCGGCAAACTTGTCTCCTATGGCGACATCGCCCTGTCGACCATCTCGACGGTCGGCGACCTCGTCACAGCCATCAACGGCATCTCCGGACTGAGCGCATCGATCGATTCGAGCGGCCATCTGGTCGTGGCCACGACCAGCAGCAGCAACGGCGTCTCGATCAACGAGATGACCAGCGCGGTCGGAAGCCCAGCCGTGGGGCTGTCGGACTATCTCGGCCTCAACGATCTGGTCACCGGGACCGGCGCATCGAATATCGCGGTGCGCAGCGACATCCTGAACAATTCAGGGCTGCTGCAGGTCGCCACATTGGACTCCTCGGCGACGTTGACCGCTGGAAAGCAGGTGCTCAGCGCCGGCTCGACCACCGTCGTCAACGCGCTGTACGCGGCGCTCACTGACAAGACCAGCTTCAGCGCCACCGGCGGTCTCGGCGCCAGCACCGGATCCTTCGCCGATTACGCCGCCAACATCGTTTCCAACGTCGCCAGCAAGGCCGCGGCGGCCACCACCACCGAGACCGCCAAGCAAACCACCCTGTCGACGTTCAGCAGCGCGATGTCGTCGCAATCCGGAGTCAATCTCGACGAGGAGACAGCGGCCATCAGCACGCTGCAGAACCAGTATTCCGCCGCATCGCAACTGATCCAGTCGATCAACGCGATGTTTACGGCGCTGATGACCGCCATCCAGAGCACCTAG
- a CDS encoding flagellar protein FlgN, producing MINNNSPRHAVATTDGRRIEDLIELIDALIDVVTEENIALAMGLPASQSQHTARKLELADLFEMWVKEVSMKNLLHTPNRPLQQKVLGRIDRLRVSTDENMTRLRAAIEASQRRIDAVMNAIRAQISDNSPYGASGRINGSAASYARGLSA from the coding sequence ATGATCAACAACAACTCTCCGCGCCACGCGGTCGCCACCACCGACGGCAGGCGCATCGAGGACCTGATCGAGCTGATCGACGCCCTGATCGATGTGGTGACCGAGGAGAACATCGCGCTGGCCATGGGCCTGCCCGCCTCGCAATCGCAGCACACGGCGCGCAAGCTCGAACTGGCCGACCTGTTCGAAATGTGGGTCAAGGAGGTGTCCATGAAGAACCTGCTGCACACGCCGAACCGGCCGCTGCAGCAGAAGGTGCTGGGACGCATCGACCGGTTGCGCGTCTCGACGGATGAGAACATGACCCGCCTGCGCGCCGCCATCGAGGCCAGCCAGCGCCGCATCGACGCGGTGATGAACGCGATCCGCGCGCAGATTTCCGACAACTCGCCATACGGCGCCAGCGGCCGGATCAACGGCAGCGCCGCCTCCTATGCGCGCGGGTTGAGCGCCTAA